Proteins from a single region of Stappia sp. ES.058:
- a CDS encoding GTP-binding protein, whose translation MTLTQDTKTPVTVLTGYLGAGKTTLLNRILSENHGVRYAVIVNEFGEIGIDNDLLVESDEEIFEMNNGCICCTVRGDLIRTVENLMKRQGSFDAIVVETTGVADPAPVAQTFFMDDDVRGKARLDAVVAVVDCRHVLQRLADTTEAQDQIAFADVILLNKTDLVTAEELAAVEARIQKINPYARLTRSERCDVPLDTVLNRGAFDLNRILTLDPHFLEEHEHTHDCEPDCDHDHHHDHGHHGHAHDHGHGHEDPHSVKSVSMTAGELDPDVFFQWIGNVSQIQGPGILRLKGIMAFKDDPQRYVVQGVHMILEGDHQRDWKEGEARQSRLVVIGRDLDFDALETGFKACEA comes from the coding sequence ATGACCCTCACCCAGGACACCAAGACCCCCGTTACCGTCCTCACCGGATATCTCGGCGCCGGCAAGACGACGCTGCTCAATCGCATCCTCAGCGAGAACCACGGCGTGCGCTATGCGGTGATCGTCAACGAGTTCGGCGAGATCGGCATCGACAACGACCTCTTGGTCGAGTCGGACGAAGAGATCTTCGAGATGAACAACGGCTGCATCTGCTGCACCGTACGCGGCGACCTGATCCGCACGGTGGAGAACCTGATGAAGCGCCAGGGCAGCTTCGATGCCATTGTCGTGGAAACCACAGGCGTCGCCGACCCCGCGCCGGTTGCCCAGACGTTCTTCATGGATGATGACGTACGCGGCAAGGCGCGGCTCGACGCGGTGGTCGCCGTCGTCGACTGCCGGCACGTGCTGCAGCGTCTCGCCGACACGACGGAAGCCCAGGACCAGATCGCATTCGCCGACGTCATTCTCCTGAACAAGACCGATCTTGTGACGGCGGAGGAGCTCGCGGCGGTAGAAGCGCGCATCCAGAAGATCAATCCCTATGCCCGGCTGACGCGCAGCGAGCGCTGCGATGTGCCGCTCGACACGGTTCTCAATCGCGGCGCCTTCGATCTCAACCGCATTCTCACGCTCGATCCGCATTTCCTGGAAGAGCATGAGCACACGCATGACTGCGAACCGGACTGCGATCATGACCACCATCACGACCATGGTCACCACGGGCACGCGCATGATCACGGGCACGGGCATGAGGATCCGCATTCGGTGAAGAGCGTCTCGATGACCGCTGGAGAGCTGGACCCGGATGTGTTCTTCCAGTGGATCGGCAATGTCAGCCAGATCCAGGGTCCGGGCATCCTTCGGCTCAAGGGCATCATGGCCTTCAAGGACGACCCGCAGCGCTATGTGGTGCAGGGCGTCCACATGATTCTGGAAGGCGATCACCAGCGCGACTGGAAAGAAGGCGAGGCGCGTCAAAGCCGTCTGGTCGTTATCGGTCGCGATCTTGATTTCGATGCGCTGGAAACCGGCTTCAAGGCCTGCGAGGCGTGA
- a CDS encoding DMT family transporter, with the protein MRLGGLLRSTGGPVIAVPERFLGIALISFAFFSFSGLDATAKYLGQTLPAEQIVWMRFLTHVIFAILLFRVWRIPGAFRSKRWPLQILRSMFLLGSTVFNFFAVRHLQLAETVSIMFAAPFVVTALAGPLLNEWAGFRRWMAIIVGFLGVLVVTRPGLGGLNWAALLSVCSMTCYALYALTTRMLAHSESPVGMLIISAVVATLAITPFGLAAWTAPGDLWTWALLLSTGAWGCIGHFALIRAHVLAPAPVLAPFMYIQILWMSGLGYLVFDDVPGPFTVLGAAIVVSSGLYILYRERKISRGEARADGGM; encoded by the coding sequence ATGCGACTTGGCGGACTGCTGCGGTCCACGGGCGGACCGGTGATTGCGGTGCCGGAACGGTTTCTCGGTATTGCCCTGATCTCTTTTGCCTTCTTTTCCTTCTCCGGCCTCGATGCGACGGCAAAATATCTGGGACAGACGCTTCCCGCGGAACAAATCGTGTGGATGCGGTTCCTGACGCATGTGATCTTCGCCATCCTGCTCTTCCGGGTCTGGCGGATTCCCGGCGCCTTTCGCAGCAAGCGCTGGCCTTTGCAGATCCTGCGCTCGATGTTCCTGCTCGGCTCCACGGTGTTCAACTTTTTCGCCGTCCGCCACCTGCAGCTCGCCGAAACCGTGTCGATCATGTTCGCCGCGCCCTTCGTGGTGACGGCGCTTGCCGGTCCGCTGCTCAACGAATGGGCGGGCTTTCGCCGCTGGATGGCGATCATCGTCGGCTTTCTGGGTGTGCTGGTGGTGACGCGGCCGGGACTGGGCGGGTTGAACTGGGCGGCACTTCTCTCGGTCTGCTCCATGACCTGCTATGCGCTTTACGCGCTGACGACGCGGATGCTGGCCCATTCGGAATCGCCCGTCGGCATGCTGATCATATCCGCCGTCGTCGCCACGCTGGCGATCACGCCCTTCGGTCTCGCCGCCTGGACCGCTCCGGGCGATCTGTGGACATGGGCGCTGCTTCTGTCGACCGGCGCCTGGGGCTGCATCGGTCATTTCGCGCTGATCCGCGCGCATGTGCTTGCGCCAGCGCCCGTGCTTGCGCCTTTCATGTACATCCAGATCCTGTGGATGAGCGGCCTCGGCTATCTGGTGTTCGACGACGTGCCGGGACCGTTCACGGTGCTCGGGGCCGCGATTGTCGTCAGCTCGGGGCTCTATATTCTGTACCGCGAACGCAAGATCTCGCGCGGCGAAGCGCGCGCGGACGGTGGCATGTAG
- a CDS encoding pyridoxal phosphate-dependent aminotransferase: protein MLKTIEGFNRIGEENAFAVLARATALAAEGRDIINLGIGQPDFRTPDHIVEAAVKALRDGHHGYTPATGILPLREAVAKDLHTRLSVDVSPDNVVVVPGGKVTMFMAILMFGEPGVDILYPDPGFPIYRSMIEFTGARPVPVPIREENGFAFSAEETLSLLTPETRLVILNSPANPTGGVTPRAEIEALVRGLEARPDIAILSDEIYGQMTYDGAPHCSLLEFEAVRDRLILLDGWSKTYAMTGWRMGYAVWPDQLIDKARKLAVNAWSCVNAPAQYAGLAALEGPQDAVAAMMREFDSRRKLVVEGLNALPGVSARTPAGAFYAFPNIKETGWKAKPLASALLEEAGVAVIGGPDFGILGEGYIRLSYANSAENISRALKRMEAFLGENAP from the coding sequence ATGCTGAAAACCATCGAGGGCTTCAACCGGATCGGCGAGGAAAACGCCTTCGCCGTGCTCGCCCGCGCAACCGCTCTCGCGGCCGAGGGCCGCGACATCATCAATCTCGGCATCGGCCAGCCGGATTTCCGCACGCCGGACCACATCGTCGAGGCCGCGGTCAAGGCATTGCGCGACGGCCACCACGGCTACACGCCGGCGACCGGCATCCTGCCGCTGCGCGAGGCGGTGGCGAAGGACCTGCACACCCGCCTTTCGGTCGACGTTTCGCCGGACAATGTGGTCGTCGTGCCGGGTGGCAAGGTCACCATGTTCATGGCGATCCTGATGTTCGGCGAACCGGGTGTCGACATCCTCTATCCCGATCCGGGCTTTCCGATTTATCGCTCGATGATCGAGTTCACCGGCGCGCGCCCCGTCCCCGTGCCGATCCGCGAGGAAAACGGCTTTGCCTTTTCCGCGGAAGAGACGCTGTCGCTGCTGACGCCCGAGACCCGTCTGGTCATCCTGAACTCGCCCGCGAACCCGACCGGCGGCGTCACGCCGCGCGCCGAGATCGAGGCGCTTGTCAGGGGGCTGGAGGCCCGGCCCGACATCGCCATCCTGTCCGACGAGATCTACGGACAGATGACCTATGACGGCGCGCCGCATTGCTCGCTGCTGGAGTTCGAGGCGGTGCGCGACCGGCTGATCCTGCTCGACGGCTGGTCCAAGACCTACGCGATGACCGGCTGGCGCATGGGCTATGCCGTGTGGCCTGACCAGCTGATCGACAAGGCGCGCAAGCTCGCCGTCAACGCCTGGTCCTGCGTCAACGCACCGGCGCAATATGCCGGCCTTGCCGCGCTGGAAGGCCCGCAGGACGCGGTTGCCGCGATGATGCGCGAATTCGACAGTCGCCGGAAACTGGTGGTGGAGGGTCTGAACGCCCTGCCCGGCGTCTCGGCGCGCACGCCGGCGGGCGCCTTCTACGCCTTTCCCAACATCAAGGAGACGGGATGGAAGGCCAAGCCGCTCGCCAGCGCGCTTTTGGAGGAGGCCGGCGTCGCGGTGATCGGCGGGCCGGATTTCGGCATTCTGGGCGAGGGCTACATCCGCCTGTCCTACGCCAATTCGGCGGAAAACATCTCCCGCGCGCTCAAGCGCATGGAGGCGTTTCTCGGCGAAAACGCGCCGTGA
- a CDS encoding methylated-DNA--[protein]-cysteine S-methyltransferase, translating into MTIAHISSPVGDLELEERDGALVRLSWVSGDRAASSPLLKEAARQIEAYFAGDLLAFDLPLAPAGNAFRQDVYKAMCAIPYGETATYGEIAAALSTSAQPVGQACGGNPVPIVIPCHRVVSATGLGGYSGAGGVETKIALLKLEGGFRFLL; encoded by the coding sequence ATGACGATTGCCCATATCAGCAGCCCGGTCGGCGATCTGGAACTGGAAGAGCGCGACGGCGCGCTGGTGCGCCTGTCGTGGGTCAGCGGCGACAGGGCGGCGTCCTCGCCGCTTCTCAAGGAGGCTGCCCGCCAGATAGAGGCGTATTTCGCCGGCGATCTCCTGGCGTTCGACCTGCCACTGGCGCCGGCCGGCAACGCCTTTCGTCAGGATGTCTACAAGGCGATGTGTGCCATTCCCTACGGCGAGACCGCGACCTACGGCGAGATCGCCGCCGCGCTCTCGACCTCCGCTCAGCCGGTCGGCCAGGCCTGCGGCGGCAATCCGGTGCCCATTGTCATTCCCTGTCACCGGGTGGTGTCCGCGACCGGACTCGGCGGCTATTCCGGCGCGGGGGGCGTGGAGACCAAGATCGCGCTGCTCAAGCTCGAGGGCGGCTTTCGTTTTTTGTTATGA
- a CDS encoding WD40 repeat domain-containing protein: MVSVAPYDTGSYVVAAFFLDGDPVFALGDGALLMLTADGERRVEVHGGGLLAACKTLDGAAILTGGGDGRVMRTDAEGEATLMADLPRKWIDLLAAGPQGAIAYGSGRSAMVRLPNGETRDVSPARAVGGLAFAPKGLRLAVSRYDGATLHWVNTEAPPQDLVWKGAHAMAAFSPDGKYLVTTMQENALHGWRLSDGQDMRMTGYPGKVKSTHWSAKGRYLATSGASAAILWPFFGKTGPMGQQPLQLGARGDQLVSQVVCHPAEEVVAIGYQDGMVLVARFSDSQEVLLRRPGGSPVSALCWDAGGTRLLFGTEAGEAGVISL; encoded by the coding sequence ATGGTTTCTGTGGCCCCCTATGACACTGGAAGCTACGTCGTCGCGGCGTTTTTTCTCGATGGAGACCCTGTTTTCGCCCTCGGGGATGGCGCGCTGTTGATGCTGACGGCTGATGGCGAGCGCCGGGTGGAGGTGCATGGCGGCGGTTTGCTGGCCGCCTGCAAGACGCTGGACGGGGCGGCGATCCTGACCGGTGGCGGCGACGGGCGCGTGATGCGTACCGATGCGGAGGGCGAGGCGACGCTGATGGCGGACCTGCCGCGCAAGTGGATCGACCTGCTCGCCGCCGGTCCGCAGGGCGCCATCGCCTACGGTTCCGGTCGCAGCGCGATGGTCCGCCTTCCCAATGGCGAGACACGCGACGTTTCGCCGGCGCGCGCCGTCGGCGGGCTCGCCTTCGCGCCGAAGGGGCTTCGGTTGGCCGTGTCACGCTACGACGGTGCGACGCTGCATTGGGTCAACACCGAAGCGCCGCCGCAGGATCTCGTGTGGAAGGGCGCGCATGCCATGGCCGCGTTTTCTCCCGACGGAAAGTATCTTGTCACGACCATGCAGGAGAACGCGCTGCACGGCTGGCGTCTTTCGGATGGCCAGGACATGCGCATGACCGGGTATCCGGGCAAGGTGAAGTCCACGCACTGGTCGGCGAAAGGCCGCTATCTGGCGACCTCGGGCGCCAGTGCCGCTATCCTGTGGCCGTTCTTTGGAAAGACCGGCCCGATGGGACAGCAGCCCTTGCAACTGGGCGCGCGGGGCGATCAACTCGTCAGCCAGGTGGTCTGTCACCCGGCGGAGGAGGTGGTCGCCATCGGCTACCAGGACGGAATGGTCCTCGTCGCGCGATTTTCCGACAGCCAGGAAGTGCTGTTGCGCCGTCCGGGCGGGTCGCCGGTCAGCGCGCTGTGCTGGGACGCCGGCGGCACCCGGTTGCTGTTTGGCACCGAGGCGGGTGAGGCCGGCGTGATTTCGCTTTGA
- a CDS encoding 2-oxoacid:acceptor oxidoreductase family protein: MNECSRSDGVTIRIAGEVDDVPQFIRGRLGRTDTSARFRVELDDTAYETPNARLDALAVFSAASLRRHGADLAAGGTLILDSAGFTPSALQAAGYERDPRDALRRAGLRLLTINMSALASGFAGAAPTRTAPQGSLRMYWALGLMLALHGHTTAASEAWIVTCSAGDTTQARNALRDGHAFAQTARIPPTWQTWSSERDPFSAGTWRKVTGSQALAFGLSAGAQDLGLDPFFSAPPTDHAGALLDAMRDLGPSAGVRCVETESAAAAMSAALGASFAGAIGIAATAGRDTALAAATLGLAVSAELPLIAIAIQRPGPAAGLPPGTAQADLSWAINGRTGDAPCPVIALRSPAHAFAVAREAVRLSVAHMTPVILLCDAHAMVSAEAFRIPFLPPASPRTPAQTLTHDFQPFARDTRTLARPWAVPGTAGGAHRTGGLEQRDGSGAISGDPGNHARMTMLRERKLALIVEREPEVDLASGTPGGEILLVGWGSSFTAIAEAAAGLRAGGIHAAHLHLDLVIPLPRGLTALVASFRHVLVPEMNAGQLVHLLRATSLVNARPLSRVNGQPLSGYEIEAAVWSLLKGDAA, translated from the coding sequence ATGAACGAATGTTCTCGCAGCGACGGCGTGACGATCCGGATCGCAGGCGAGGTGGATGACGTGCCGCAATTCATCCGTGGCCGATTGGGCCGAACGGACACATCCGCGCGGTTCCGGGTGGAGCTCGACGACACGGCATACGAGACCCCGAACGCCCGCCTCGACGCTCTCGCCGTGTTTTCCGCGGCGTCCCTGCGTCGCCACGGCGCGGATCTGGCCGCCGGCGGAACATTGATCCTCGACAGTGCGGGCTTCACGCCCTCCGCCCTGCAGGCTGCCGGATACGAACGTGATCCTCGCGATGCCCTTCGGCGCGCAGGGCTGCGTCTTTTGACAATCAACATGAGCGCTCTCGCATCGGGTTTTGCCGGCGCGGCACCGACACGAACCGCGCCGCAAGGCAGTTTGCGCATGTACTGGGCGCTTGGTCTGATGCTTGCGCTGCATGGGCACACGACCGCCGCGAGCGAAGCGTGGATCGTGACGTGCTCTGCCGGCGACACCACGCAAGCCCGCAACGCGCTGCGCGACGGCCACGCCTTTGCGCAAACCGCGCGGATACCGCCGACATGGCAGACCTGGTCGAGCGAACGAGACCCGTTCTCCGCCGGCACCTGGCGCAAGGTCACCGGCTCGCAGGCCCTTGCCTTCGGACTGAGCGCGGGAGCGCAAGACCTCGGACTGGACCCGTTCTTCAGTGCTCCCCCCACAGATCATGCCGGCGCTCTGCTTGATGCAATGCGCGACCTGGGACCATCGGCGGGCGTGCGCTGCGTCGAGACGGAAAGTGCGGCTGCCGCGATGTCGGCCGCCCTTGGGGCGTCCTTTGCAGGGGCCATAGGGATCGCTGCGACGGCGGGCAGGGACACGGCCCTTGCCGCGGCGACGCTTGGCCTTGCGGTTTCAGCGGAATTGCCGCTCATCGCGATCGCTATCCAGCGCCCCGGCCCCGCCGCCGGTCTTCCGCCGGGCACGGCCCAGGCGGACCTTTCCTGGGCAATAAACGGACGCACGGGCGACGCCCCCTGCCCGGTGATCGCGCTCCGCTCGCCCGCCCATGCCTTCGCGGTTGCCCGCGAGGCCGTTCGCCTGTCAGTCGCGCACATGACCCCCGTGATCCTGCTCTGCGACGCCCATGCGATGGTTTCCGCCGAAGCCTTTCGCATTCCCTTCCTGCCGCCGGCCTCGCCCCGCACGCCGGCACAGACGCTGACGCACGATTTCCAGCCCTTCGCGCGCGACACCCGCACACTGGCGCGCCCCTGGGCCGTGCCTGGAACCGCCGGCGGCGCGCATCGCACCGGCGGACTGGAGCAGCGTGACGGCAGCGGCGCAATCTCGGGCGATCCCGGAAACCATGCGCGCATGACCATGCTTCGGGAGCGCAAGCTGGCGCTGATCGTCGAGCGGGAGCCGGAGGTCGACCTCGCCAGCGGCACACCCGGCGGCGAAATTCTCCTCGTTGGCTGGGGGTCGAGCTTCACGGCCATCGCGGAAGCGGCCGCCGGCTTGCGCGCGGGAGGCATTCACGCCGCCCATCTGCATCTGGATCTGGTCATCCCGCTGCCGCGCGGCCTGACCGCCCTGGTGGCCTCTTTTCGCCATGTCCTGGTGCCGGAGATGAACGCGGGCCAACTGGTTCATCTGTTGCGTGCCACCTCACTGGTCAACGCCCGCCCGCTGTCGCGCGTGAACGGCCAGCCCCTCTCCGGCTACGAAATCGAGGCAGCCGTATGGTCGCTTCTGAAAGGCGATGCGGCATGA
- a CDS encoding LacI family DNA-binding transcriptional regulator, translating into MKTPKGPPDAPASASDRKPGGRHSARRLTLGDMAEALDVSTATVSLALRDSPLVAPATRERIKAHALDAGYVYNRSAAALRTARSNMIGVAVHDILNPYFAEVFRALEDELGRENQVVLICNHRDDVDRQTRFIDTLMQHRVDGLVICASVGTRVEAINGLADSGIPVTLICRDVPGARVPVVRSDDVAGARMVVSHLIAQGHRQIAMIGGRRQSSSGHDRNLGWKLALQDAGIDVTAQLDIPELMTTADGRDAVGQLLSARPRPTAVFAFNDLIAHGLLSALRRAGVEPGRDIAVAGYDDTDGAASRTPALTSVWNKPDEIGKIAAALMLRQISGAPVGPVPAPILPELRVRESTPPPRSESDARASIPASSPQH; encoded by the coding sequence ATGAAGACGCCGAAAGGACCGCCGGACGCACCGGCATCGGCGTCGGATCGCAAACCCGGCGGGCGGCACAGCGCACGCCGGCTCACGCTCGGCGACATGGCGGAGGCGCTCGACGTCTCGACCGCCACGGTCTCGCTCGCGCTCAGGGATTCGCCGCTGGTCGCGCCGGCGACGCGCGAACGCATCAAGGCGCATGCGCTTGACGCCGGCTATGTCTACAACCGCTCGGCCGCCGCGCTTCGCACCGCGCGCTCCAACATGATCGGCGTCGCGGTTCACGATATTCTCAATCCCTATTTCGCGGAAGTTTTCCGTGCGCTGGAGGACGAGCTCGGCCGCGAGAACCAGGTGGTCCTCATTTGCAATCACCGCGACGACGTCGATCGTCAGACCCGCTTCATCGACACGTTGATGCAGCATCGCGTCGACGGGCTGGTGATCTGCGCCTCTGTCGGGACGCGGGTCGAGGCCATCAATGGCCTGGCCGACAGCGGTATTCCCGTGACACTGATTTGCCGGGACGTGCCGGGCGCCCGCGTGCCGGTGGTGCGCAGCGACGACGTCGCGGGCGCGCGCATGGTCGTGTCGCATCTGATCGCCCAGGGCCACCGGCAGATCGCGATGATCGGCGGGCGGCGGCAAAGCTCGTCGGGCCACGACCGCAATCTGGGCTGGAAGCTGGCGCTTCAGGACGCCGGCATCGATGTCACCGCTCAGCTCGACATCCCCGAACTGATGACGACGGCGGACGGACGCGATGCGGTGGGGCAACTGTTGAGCGCCAGGCCGCGTCCGACGGCGGTGTTCGCCTTCAACGACCTGATCGCGCACGGATTGCTGTCGGCCCTGCGTCGGGCAGGCGTGGAGCCCGGGCGCGACATTGCGGTCGCCGGCTACGATGACACCGACGGCGCGGCGAGCCGCACGCCGGCGCTCACCTCGGTCTGGAACAAGCCCGACGAGATCGGCAAGATCGCCGCCGCCTTGATGCTGCGCCAGATTTCCGGCGCGCCGGTCGGTCCGGTGCCCGCGCCGATCCTGCCCGAACTGCGGGTGCGCGAATCGACGCCGCCGCCGCGCAGTGAGAGCGACGCACGGGCGTCGATCCCGGCTTCCTCACCGCAACATTGA
- a CDS encoding 2-hydroxyacid dehydrogenase: MALAEILMLGRTPAIVGEQLSRQFTVHRAGPGEVDGLSPALLKNVRGIASGAHVPVNRALIERMPALEIVANFGVGYDSVDAAFCGERRICVTNTPDVLTEEVADTAFGLLLMTVRQLSAAERYLRAGRWEADGPYPLTPATLRGRTLGILGLGRIGQAIARRAEAFGMEVRYHGRTQRADVDYPYHDTLEGLARACDTLMVVAPGGEATRGIVDRRVLAALGPDGIVVNVGRGTVIDEPALIAALRDGTILSAGLDVFDKEPQVPQALMDMEHVVLLPHVGSASRHTRDAMGQLVVDNLASWFRDGRPLTPVAETPFVKTG, encoded by the coding sequence ATGGCCTTGGCCGAAATTCTGATGTTGGGGCGCACGCCCGCGATTGTCGGAGAGCAGCTCTCCCGCCAGTTCACCGTGCACCGGGCCGGCCCCGGTGAGGTGGACGGGCTCTCGCCGGCGCTTCTGAAGAACGTGCGCGGGATCGCCAGCGGCGCGCATGTTCCGGTCAACCGGGCGCTGATCGAGCGAATGCCCGCGCTGGAAATCGTCGCCAATTTCGGCGTCGGCTATGATTCCGTCGATGCCGCCTTTTGCGGCGAACGCCGGATCTGTGTGACCAATACGCCGGACGTCCTGACCGAAGAGGTCGCGGATACCGCGTTTGGCCTTCTTTTGATGACCGTGCGTCAGCTGTCGGCCGCGGAGCGCTACCTGCGCGCCGGGCGCTGGGAGGCGGACGGCCCCTATCCGCTGACACCGGCCACCTTGCGCGGACGCACGCTCGGTATTCTGGGTCTCGGGCGCATCGGCCAGGCGATTGCCCGGCGCGCGGAGGCCTTCGGAATGGAGGTGCGCTACCACGGGCGCACGCAGCGCGCGGATGTCGATTATCCCTATCACGATACGCTGGAGGGGCTGGCGCGGGCCTGCGACACGCTGATGGTGGTGGCACCGGGCGGTGAGGCGACGCGGGGCATCGTCGACCGACGGGTGCTGGCGGCGCTGGGGCCGGACGGGATCGTCGTCAATGTCGGCCGCGGAACCGTGATCGACGAGCCGGCGCTGATCGCGGCGCTTCGGGACGGCACCATCCTGTCGGCCGGCCTCGATGTCTTCGACAAGGAGCCGCAGGTGCCGCAGGCGCTGATGGACATGGAGCATGTCGTGCTCCTGCCGCATGTCGGATCGGCCTCGCGTCACACCCGTGACGCCATGGGGCAACTGGTCGTCGACAATCTGGCGTCCTGGTTCCGCGACGGCCGCCCGCTCACGCCTGTCGCCGAAACCCCTTTCGTGAAGACAGGGTAA
- a CDS encoding thiamine pyrophosphate-dependent enzyme yields MNRHIQPEGSGHPSDAGGWCRGCGYHSVFASLQTLVERNGHAQERTVFLCGDGCPSLLPDPPRNFIFQGASGCAATLALGVTSANPSLDVWAMSADGDALADGAAALLELIRHNADVSCLVFRDAFAGRTDSPQNASTTALEVPGGPVVPNANACRLAIGAGGSFVARAHEAHDETLRTVLAAAQAHRGAGFVEILQVCLARHPVMDVGAEEMLEVTHGAPMIFGADRDKGLRRTTAVACGFEVVALTKGSREDAGLAVHDETDPGQAILLTDLPRPAFPIVTGVLYRQPEPRPRPAAPVEPDFQARRAALARAMQDAPTWDGTGE; encoded by the coding sequence ATGAACCGGCACATACAACCCGAAGGGTCCGGACACCCGTCAGACGCCGGCGGCTGGTGCCGGGGCTGTGGCTATCACTCGGTGTTTGCCTCCCTGCAGACCCTCGTGGAGCGAAACGGCCACGCGCAGGAGCGCACCGTCTTCCTGTGCGGCGATGGCTGCCCCTCGCTTCTGCCCGACCCGCCACGCAATTTCATCTTTCAGGGCGCGTCGGGATGCGCCGCGACGCTGGCGCTCGGCGTTACCTCGGCCAACCCGTCGCTCGATGTCTGGGCGATGAGCGCCGATGGCGATGCGCTGGCAGACGGGGCAGCCGCACTGCTGGAGCTGATCCGCCACAACGCCGATGTGAGTTGCCTTGTGTTTCGCGACGCCTTCGCCGGGCGGACCGACAGTCCGCAGAATGCATCGACGACAGCGCTGGAGGTTCCCGGGGGCCCGGTCGTGCCGAACGCCAATGCCTGCCGGCTGGCAATCGGCGCCGGAGGCAGCTTCGTCGCGCGTGCGCACGAAGCACACGACGAGACGCTGCGGACGGTTCTGGCGGCCGCTCAGGCCCATCGCGGAGCGGGATTTGTCGAGATCCTGCAGGTGTGCCTCGCCCGCCACCCCGTCATGGACGTCGGGGCCGAGGAGATGCTGGAGGTGACACACGGCGCGCCGATGATCTTTGGTGCGGATCGCGACAAAGGGCTGCGCCGAACCACTGCGGTGGCCTGCGGTTTCGAGGTCGTGGCACTGACGAAAGGCTCACGCGAGGACGCCGGACTTGCCGTGCATGACGAGACCGACCCCGGACAGGCCATTCTCCTGACGGATCTGCCGCGCCCCGCCTTCCCGATCGTGACCGGGGTGCTCTACCGGCAGCCCGAGCCTCGACCCCGACCTGCCGCCCCGGTGGAACCGGACTTTCAGGCACGCCGCGCGGCGCTGGCGCGGGCCATGCAGGACGCCCCGACGTGGGACGGCACCGGCGAATGA